Within the Paenibacillus sp. AN1007 genome, the region AACCAGCGCCGGTTCTTCATGCTCGTCCTTTTCTTCAACATTATGTCCGCATGTCACATTGCTCTGAGAGCGTTCCAGCGGACTAAAAACAGCCGTATCAGCTGGAGATTGTCCATTCTCATCAATAGTCAGTGCTTGGCGCACATACTCGCTGTCCTTCTGCAGGGAAGCCAGTTTGGACGCATCAATATGAATGACTGGCGCAGTTACGGCCTCCTCTTGTTCAAGAGCATAAGCTTTGTCTACATACCGCTCAATCACACGGGCAAGCTCAGGCTCCAGCATTTTGCCGCGCAGACGGCCTCGGAAACCTAATCGTTCTCGAAGCTTATTTTCCGTACAGCGATATATTCGGGTTAACCTCTGTACAAACTCCGCCTGCATGCCAATAGGAAAATACGTAAAGGAAACGGACCGCCCATAGATGGATTCGTCGTAAACCGCTTTGTGAAACAGCGTGCGTTCCACGGTCTGCTCAGCGTCCGGTCCGAGCTCTGGCAGCAGACCCGTTCCATGGGTCCGCTTGAGATATGAATCTGCCACAGCCATCACTTTAGGAATGTACCGTTCCAGCATTTCTTTGCCGCCATCCCGGTAAAAAGTATTCAGCGTAACATCATAGTCATAATATCTTCGCAGCATATCCAAGGTAAGTTCAGCAGGATTTTCCTGCAGTATCCGCTTTAGTTCCCTGTCCATCAAAGGCGCAGGCAGATAACCACCAGACAGCATCATGACTTCAGGCAGACATGAATGCAGTTCATGAACAAGGGTGTAATCAACCATCCACTCCTGCATATATACATGAAGTTGAGGCAGCCTCTCCCCGTAGTTCAACCATAATTGTTTTAATTGATTGTACCCTTCCTCGGCACTCTTCCAGCCAATGCCATTAATCAATTCATAGATATGGACGAACAGATACGAGAGATCGACATCCAGGTATCTCCCCTGCCGCGCCTCCGTTCTCCAGTACAGATACCACTTCAGCTGCGCGTCATTCATCACGCCATACGTTGGCCAGTAGCTCATAAATGGAACAGGGGATACTTCTTCCCCGGTCATTGCTGTAAGCCTTTCGGCCTCCTCCACAAATCGCTTCTCTGAAGACAATACTGCTCCCTGCTGCATATGCCGGTGCCGATTCTGGTTCATCACAGATGAACGATCGGGTATTTCAATTGAAGCCGTCTCTGTATCTTCACTCATATCAATCTCCATAAATTCCAGCTGTTCGGAATGATCCCTCATCGTAATGGACCCCCTCTTCCCAAACAAAATACGAACACGTGTATCCATACGCACCATTATAACACTTGTACAGCCTCTGTGGGCGGCAAAATAACACTTTCTTTGAACACAAAAAAGAAGGCATGATTGCCCTCTTTTCCGTTGTATATTCGATCTCTGATTATACAGTCCATCAATCTGCTTTTCTTGATATTCCGTGCGGACCTGCCTTCCCATTAAATGACCCGCGTGCGGTTTCTGCCTTCCTCCTTAGCCTGGAACAGAGCTTGAGTGGCCAGTTCAATCAAATCACCGGCAGCCGATTGTTCATCAGGCGTCAGAACCGCGCCACCGACGCTTACCGTAACGACACCGCTCTGACCCGTGAGCTCACGCTGAATCTGGAGAGCCAGCACATGCTGCCTGATCTCTTCAGCCAATGCCGATAAATATGCCGACGTCGTTCCTTTTAATTTCAGCATGAACGTACCGCCCCGCAGACGGGAAATAACAGCATCATGCTGTCCGCTGACCACTGTCAGCACCTCGCCAATCCACTGCAGACACAAGTCGCCACCCTGCAGTCCATAAGCTGTGTTGTAAGAACGAAAATCATCAATATCGATGATGAGAAGCCCCAGGCTGCAT harbors:
- a CDS encoding TerB N-terminal domain-containing protein gives rise to the protein MRDHSEQLEFMEIDMSEDTETASIEIPDRSSVMNQNRHRHMQQGAVLSSEKRFVEEAERLTAMTGEEVSPVPFMSYWPTYGVMNDAQLKWYLYWRTEARQGRYLDVDLSYLFVHIYELINGIGWKSAEEGYNQLKQLWLNYGERLPQLHVYMQEWMVDYTLVHELHSCLPEVMMLSGGYLPAPLMDRELKRILQENPAELTLDMLRRYYDYDVTLNTFYRDGGKEMLERYIPKVMAVADSYLKRTHGTGLLPELGPDAEQTVERTLFHKAVYDESIYGRSVSFTYFPIGMQAEFVQRLTRIYRCTENKLRERLGFRGRLRGKMLEPELARVIERYVDKAYALEQEEAVTAPVIHIDASKLASLQKDSEYVRQALTIDENGQSPADTAVFSPLERSQSNVTCGHNVEEKDEHEEPALVDSIREECVPAEVKLQWDEAAAADVQEEWYEFAERLESRHVSAIYALLGDHPDDELMRLAEETGTMPALLLDEINDAAVETIGDLLIDGDRISPDYIDIFEHVKR